In a single window of the Myxococcus stipitatus genome:
- a CDS encoding ROK family protein, which translates to MGAPRALETGDGRSRRAHGRVRAWGGIDLGGTKIEAVVIGPDGRPIGHARHPTPVEGEPDDVVREMYGALEEASRAAGLTSRMLVGVGVGAPGAVDRKAGTLARVSNVGKGWVEPYPMASDLADLAHRPVVLGNDVQVAVAAEYRLGAGRPYRSVLGVWWGTGIGGGLILDGVPWIGRGAAGEVGHMVVKPDGARCGCGRRGCLEAYAGRANMEREARKAANAGEKTELFELMRKKDRPRLTSSIWMKALKDEDALATRLIDRAIRMMGVGIASAINLTDVGAVILGGGLGTRLGPTYAKRLFHAMHPHVFAVERQPPVCVAALGELSGAIGAALLSEFFQ; encoded by the coding sequence ATGGGGGCGCCGCGCGCGCTGGAGACAGGAGATGGTCGGAGCAGGCGGGCCCACGGCAGGGTGAGGGCCTGGGGGGGCATCGACCTGGGCGGGACGAAGATCGAAGCCGTCGTCATCGGCCCGGATGGGCGTCCCATCGGGCATGCCCGCCATCCCACTCCCGTGGAGGGCGAGCCCGACGACGTGGTGCGGGAGATGTACGGCGCACTGGAGGAGGCCTCCCGGGCGGCGGGGCTGACCTCGAGGATGCTCGTGGGCGTGGGGGTGGGGGCTCCGGGGGCCGTGGATCGCAAGGCGGGAACCCTGGCGCGAGTGAGCAACGTGGGGAAGGGCTGGGTGGAGCCCTATCCGATGGCGAGTGACCTGGCGGACCTCGCGCACAGGCCCGTCGTGCTCGGCAATGACGTCCAGGTCGCCGTGGCCGCAGAGTACCGCCTGGGCGCGGGGCGTCCCTATCGCTCGGTCCTGGGCGTCTGGTGGGGCACGGGGATCGGGGGCGGCTTGATACTGGACGGAGTCCCGTGGATTGGACGGGGGGCCGCGGGCGAAGTCGGCCACATGGTGGTGAAGCCGGATGGCGCTCGGTGTGGCTGTGGCCGTCGTGGCTGTCTGGAGGCCTATGCGGGACGCGCCAACATGGAGCGCGAGGCGCGCAAGGCCGCGAACGCCGGTGAAAAGACCGAACTCTTCGAGTTGATGCGAAAGAAGGACCGTCCCCGGCTGACGAGCAGCATCTGGATGAAGGCGCTCAAGGATGAGGATGCGCTGGCAACCCGGCTCATCGACCGTGCCATCCGGATGATGGGCGTGGGGATTGCATCGGCCATCAACCTGACAGATGTCGGAGCAGTCATCCTGGGCGGAGGACTGGGGACTCGCCTTGGCCCTACATATGCAAAGCGACTATTCCACGCCATGCACCCCCACGTCTTCGCCGTGGAACGCCAGCCCCCCGTATGTGTGGCTGCACTCGGGGAGCTGTCGGGCGCTATCGGGGCGGCCTTGCTCTCCGAGTTCTTTCAGTAA
- a CDS encoding glycosyltransferase family 2 protein has protein sequence MPFFSVVIPTYNRARLLERTLASVFAQEETDYEVIVVDDGSTDDTLDMLASLGERVRVLRQRNAGPGAARNQGIQAALGEYVVFLDSDDLWFPWTLAVYRQVLREQGQPTVVMGTAESFHDEETLSRVTREPVRVVCFDDYLASARDRTPRTACVLAVRTEALRRVEGFTPLRIVAEDYDLLFRLGTEPGFAWVRSPVMVGYRKHPGSESTMLEATHEGMAYQLTQERLGRYPGGTERRRERLEMLLYATRHVSHVLVDHRRMSLAMDLYRRGLAFHLEVPRWRYLLGFLPKLVVRGLLQRSPSRQRE, from the coding sequence ATGCCGTTCTTCTCGGTCGTCATCCCGACGTACAACCGGGCCCGTCTGCTGGAGCGGACGCTGGCGTCGGTGTTCGCGCAGGAGGAGACGGACTACGAGGTCATCGTCGTGGACGATGGCTCCACGGATGACACGTTGGACATGCTCGCGAGTCTGGGGGAGCGCGTGCGGGTGCTGAGGCAGCGCAACGCCGGCCCCGGTGCCGCGCGCAACCAGGGCATCCAGGCCGCCCTGGGCGAGTACGTGGTGTTCCTGGACAGCGATGACCTGTGGTTCCCGTGGACGCTCGCGGTGTATCGGCAGGTGCTGCGCGAGCAGGGCCAGCCCACGGTGGTGATGGGGACTGCGGAGTCGTTCCACGACGAGGAGACCTTGTCTCGCGTCACCCGCGAGCCGGTGCGCGTCGTGTGCTTCGATGACTATCTCGCGAGCGCGAGGGACCGGACGCCGCGCACGGCGTGTGTCCTGGCGGTGCGGACCGAGGCGCTCCGACGGGTGGAGGGGTTCACGCCGCTGCGCATCGTCGCGGAGGACTACGACCTGTTGTTCCGCCTGGGGACGGAGCCGGGCTTCGCCTGGGTGCGTTCACCCGTAATGGTGGGCTACCGGAAGCACCCGGGTTCCGAGTCCACGATGCTGGAGGCGACCCACGAGGGCATGGCCTATCAGCTGACCCAGGAGCGGCTCGGTCGTTATCCGGGGGGAACCGAGCGGCGGCGCGAGCGTCTGGAGATGCTGCTCTACGCCACGCGCCACGTCTCGCATGTGCTGGTGGACCATCGACGGATGTCCCTCGCGATGGACCTCTATCGCCGAGGGCTGGCCTTCCATCTGGAGGTTCCGCGCTGGAGGTATCTGCTCGGGTTCCTCCCGAAGCTCGTCGTGCGAGGGTTGCTCCAACGGAGCCCGTCGCGCCAACGCGAGTGA
- a CDS encoding RHS repeat-associated core domain-containing protein, with protein MLLAVGAVAVDDGGTLPTEEVAQQVDDATLNPQQPLGGPAAYGASEESQVSLGSLKPKYTQADISLKGPVGTLTLSHTSIGGVSSLNKYGVPGGRPAPFGYIDGFGTPAKPRMRWVHNFHSFIVQREETQLPCPPGEECLTSIYWDVYGGPVGAVKTFSFCEQLSCFAASGSEQNVRLQNLGGALIVHAKDGRYVYTLENPGSEPTANNIWLLRFIEPPQYDEASCPPNYREDAGVDFAASCHRRIARLFYEVPSECAQGTAEEVAQTLGATSQLLRSAVATNGAKLVFKYQRLPSRVTDLVHKSHECVLSTVDLVARDGTVESSAVTYQYEQVTDASGTHAVAGQLAGVEYPDQTGGQPTGTRLEYSYQSSADAGVWSIKKDGVQVVRQVLGERGIVVEDSDGQGNLAAKNHYTVTAEDNGCAPGVFSATTGACKQQDHFFTTQGRTRGDGTGLLASEVKSQFSMSLWGKDPVGDQGPILNNTLTTVQCDGIPCLGAETEASRSSWFIVEREITATRTVEAPAGIRHPNGAYTVFKQELPADTSLRTKPFLPPMELQRVQEGALSDGGNSALLSRDYTYTYGGVGRAANERAYEQLIETSSAASTFSDEDSNLVQGVRRQYDPVTNRLTGMVRTGYTMKFSPQTLAWSRVPRSVGTFYLTQNVCESQPTNDSLGRVRAVVGPCDVASAQSTSCAAGTTVPLAIYDYWSASETGDRAGRLKSKSVYPNGCGSTPIVTTYDEYDPRGRLLQTTDANGGVTRYEYEGTKLVKKIAAFGNTNLEATTEYGYDDNATHGDYVRHPDGRYEVLCYRKNTLPEQGCKGGELTTLLQWKATSASAGGATHSERVDYTYHLGKLRSETFRDASNQVRRTRYYEGDPLERQTFEAWGAAGPSVPSETRYTQTSLFDAQGNKVGLGSPYQPAAAEPEPLCGGFDPNSLGQGVQRRPASPHCKAFAYDRLNRLAGLLEPIDGASNTGDAAKMCMSYDAAGNLRSVRQGCPRGTGSAGDCSVCTQPVTEYRHDDFGNVVRVDAPWGTGPKPSLTVPAERGRYLYEYDAAGNLVRKQTPVMAAAAVPQWVENGYDQMKRLLKSEAVKSVNGVESRETLFTYFYDQAVTPPWGCPGYAASKPSNAMGRAQVLIDSFGDSWYRYDAHGNLIATYRSRASSTSRSTPSTVMCYDAAGKDFPNTFAYYDRAGRMLTEVYPGGRTIQYNYSATATGLSHRIQSISVVQYSGTVWSGYLPIVEEIKWEPFGGVRSYVFIASKAATGAQRARVEYHTGGTNQPLASCSGTSFTSAGDTTGRISGLTVSRSEAGGSLGDLFKRAYTWKGDQLIQEDTCLLETGSVPPMSIRYADATSGASGYDARLQLKHAHRVSNASANAGGAYSGRAYQYDARGNRTQDVQDGWSFKSEYSTDGSRVDRLTTRYLEGKQCGGSICAPRLSLTQRYGYDADGRVEVVHTYKRVTDSTLTTPFFSLSLDADLDGAHAAIGAVYRQVSDSEGRTYEYFYDAKGRRRLKRYGMNTPQGVLEDEFFYAGTRLLEDWGNTTVDPSTADSVRDEYIWLDGRPIAFIKSRVNRTTTQGQRAEDFVGDCSRNGESAPCGLYFLVADNLGKPVLAFDAYRRVTGVADYDPYGHVNRTTQVADSPVLGAGQDALMATAQVPSSGSLVTQVRARFPVLDMEGGSGVYLADESGALLSGVDGQSSLLSDATAHNAVSRWVVPSSTGTVQVRFQSAADSGDVQDVVLGGMEYRRFQAGATPVWPRLRFPGQYHDEETDFFENWNRFYDPSVGRYLGPEPKAQEPSWMLEEVAKGRSPFIYVYANNNPVGFIDPEGLWTFSVGVSANLWLILGPEVSLQIVVDGETNVELHGSVGGKLGFGGGLGGGMHYSLNLDAETVDDLEGVGTAASFDLGPVSAGLGASVTDSGLVGPSLNFSGFPGVGLGLGPYAELNYTWELFEFR; from the coding sequence ATGCTGTTGGCCGTCGGTGCCGTCGCGGTCGACGACGGTGGCACGCTACCAACCGAGGAGGTGGCCCAGCAGGTGGATGATGCCACGCTCAATCCCCAGCAGCCGCTGGGGGGGCCGGCGGCGTATGGGGCTTCCGAGGAGAGCCAGGTCTCGCTTGGCTCGCTCAAGCCGAAATACACCCAGGCGGACATCTCCCTGAAGGGGCCCGTGGGGACGTTGACGCTGAGCCATACGTCGATTGGAGGCGTCAGCTCGCTGAACAAGTATGGAGTGCCCGGAGGGCGGCCCGCGCCGTTCGGCTATATCGACGGCTTCGGTACGCCGGCCAAGCCGCGGATGAGGTGGGTGCACAACTTCCACAGCTTCATCGTCCAGCGAGAGGAGACGCAGCTTCCTTGTCCGCCCGGAGAGGAGTGCCTGACGTCCATCTATTGGGATGTGTATGGGGGGCCGGTCGGAGCGGTGAAGACCTTCAGCTTCTGCGAGCAGCTGAGCTGCTTCGCCGCGAGTGGTTCGGAGCAGAACGTCCGCCTCCAGAACCTGGGTGGCGCGTTGATCGTCCACGCCAAGGACGGACGATACGTCTACACGCTGGAGAATCCCGGCTCTGAGCCGACGGCGAACAACATCTGGCTCCTGCGCTTCATCGAGCCTCCTCAATATGACGAAGCCAGCTGTCCTCCCAACTACCGGGAGGACGCGGGAGTGGACTTCGCGGCCTCGTGCCACCGGCGGATCGCGCGCCTGTTCTACGAGGTCCCCTCGGAGTGTGCCCAGGGGACGGCGGAGGAGGTCGCGCAGACGCTGGGGGCGACCTCCCAGCTGCTCAGGTCGGCGGTAGCGACCAACGGAGCCAAGCTGGTCTTCAAGTATCAGCGCCTCCCGTCGCGGGTCACGGACCTGGTGCACAAGAGCCATGAGTGCGTCTTGAGCACGGTGGACCTGGTCGCGAGGGACGGCACGGTGGAGTCGTCGGCCGTGACGTATCAATACGAGCAGGTCACTGACGCCTCGGGGACCCACGCCGTGGCGGGACAGCTCGCGGGCGTCGAATATCCCGACCAGACCGGGGGGCAGCCGACGGGCACGCGGCTGGAGTACAGCTATCAGTCGTCAGCCGACGCCGGTGTCTGGAGCATCAAGAAGGACGGGGTCCAGGTCGTGCGACAGGTCCTCGGCGAGCGTGGGATTGTCGTCGAGGACTCCGATGGACAGGGCAACCTGGCCGCGAAGAACCACTACACGGTCACCGCGGAGGACAACGGTTGTGCGCCCGGTGTCTTCTCGGCGACGACGGGGGCCTGCAAGCAGCAGGACCATTTCTTCACCACACAGGGGAGGACCCGGGGGGATGGAACAGGCCTGCTCGCGAGCGAGGTGAAGAGCCAGTTCTCCATGAGCCTGTGGGGAAAGGACCCCGTGGGAGACCAGGGGCCCATCCTGAACAACACGCTGACGACCGTGCAGTGTGATGGAATCCCCTGCCTTGGAGCCGAGACCGAGGCCTCGCGGTCGAGCTGGTTCATCGTGGAGCGGGAGATCACGGCCACGCGCACGGTGGAGGCCCCAGCCGGGATTCGCCATCCCAACGGCGCGTATACCGTCTTCAAGCAGGAGCTGCCGGCGGACACGAGCTTGCGGACCAAGCCGTTCCTCCCACCCATGGAGCTGCAACGCGTTCAGGAAGGAGCGCTGTCTGACGGTGGCAACTCGGCCCTCCTGAGCCGGGACTATACGTATACCTATGGCGGCGTGGGGCGCGCGGCCAATGAGCGGGCGTATGAGCAGCTCATCGAGACGAGCTCTGCGGCGTCCACGTTCAGCGACGAGGACTCCAACCTGGTCCAAGGGGTGCGGCGCCAGTACGACCCGGTGACGAACCGACTCACGGGGATGGTGCGGACCGGCTATACGATGAAGTTCTCCCCGCAGACGTTGGCGTGGAGCCGGGTCCCACGCTCGGTGGGAACGTTCTACCTGACCCAGAATGTCTGTGAGAGCCAGCCCACGAATGACTCGCTCGGGCGGGTCCGGGCGGTGGTCGGGCCGTGTGACGTGGCGAGTGCGCAGTCCACCAGTTGTGCGGCGGGGACGACGGTTCCCCTCGCCATCTACGACTACTGGAGCGCGTCGGAGACGGGGGACCGCGCGGGACGGCTGAAGTCGAAGTCGGTCTACCCCAACGGGTGCGGCTCCACGCCCATTGTCACGACCTATGACGAGTACGACCCGCGTGGGCGCCTGCTCCAGACCACGGACGCCAACGGGGGCGTCACCCGGTATGAGTACGAGGGAACCAAGCTGGTGAAGAAGATCGCAGCCTTCGGAAACACCAACCTGGAGGCGACGACCGAGTACGGCTACGACGACAACGCGACACATGGCGACTACGTGCGCCACCCGGATGGGCGCTACGAGGTGTTGTGCTACCGGAAGAACACGTTGCCGGAACAGGGATGCAAGGGTGGTGAGCTGACGACCCTGCTGCAGTGGAAGGCGACGTCTGCCTCTGCGGGCGGTGCGACACATTCCGAGCGGGTGGATTACACCTATCACCTCGGGAAGCTGCGCAGTGAGACGTTCCGGGATGCCTCCAATCAGGTGCGTCGCACCCGCTACTACGAGGGGGATCCGCTGGAGCGGCAGACGTTCGAGGCGTGGGGGGCTGCGGGGCCCTCGGTTCCCTCGGAGACCCGCTACACGCAGACGAGCCTCTTCGACGCGCAGGGAAACAAGGTGGGGTTGGGCTCCCCCTACCAGCCCGCGGCGGCCGAGCCGGAGCCGTTGTGCGGAGGCTTCGACCCGAACAGCCTGGGCCAGGGCGTGCAGCGGCGGCCCGCGAGCCCGCACTGCAAGGCTTTCGCCTACGACCGGCTGAACAGGCTCGCGGGGTTGCTCGAGCCGATCGACGGCGCGAGCAACACGGGTGACGCGGCCAAGATGTGCATGTCCTACGACGCCGCTGGAAACCTGCGAAGCGTTCGACAGGGATGCCCTCGGGGGACGGGCTCGGCGGGGGATTGCAGTGTGTGCACCCAGCCCGTGACGGAGTACCGGCATGACGACTTCGGAAACGTCGTACGCGTGGATGCCCCTTGGGGGACAGGACCCAAGCCGTCCCTGACGGTGCCCGCGGAGCGCGGCCGTTACCTGTACGAGTACGATGCGGCGGGGAATCTGGTTCGTAAACAGACGCCGGTCATGGCGGCGGCCGCCGTCCCGCAGTGGGTCGAGAACGGTTACGACCAGATGAAGCGCCTCTTGAAGTCAGAGGCGGTCAAGTCCGTGAACGGAGTCGAGTCCCGGGAGACGCTCTTCACGTACTTCTACGACCAGGCAGTGACACCCCCATGGGGTTGTCCGGGTTACGCCGCGAGCAAGCCCTCCAATGCGATGGGTCGGGCACAGGTCCTCATCGATTCGTTCGGGGACAGTTGGTACAGGTACGACGCTCACGGCAATCTCATCGCTACGTATCGCAGCAGGGCCAGTTCGACCTCTCGGAGCACTCCGAGCACGGTGATGTGCTACGACGCGGCAGGGAAGGATTTCCCGAATACTTTCGCCTACTACGACCGTGCCGGGCGCATGCTGACCGAGGTGTATCCCGGGGGACGCACCATTCAATATAACTACTCCGCGACGGCGACCGGGCTTTCGCATCGCATCCAGTCGATCTCGGTCGTCCAGTACTCGGGGACGGTCTGGAGCGGCTATCTGCCCATCGTGGAGGAGATCAAATGGGAGCCGTTCGGAGGCGTGCGTTCGTACGTCTTCATTGCCAGCAAGGCGGCGACCGGAGCGCAGCGGGCGCGTGTCGAGTATCACACCGGTGGGACGAATCAGCCGCTCGCGAGCTGCAGCGGCACGTCTTTCACGAGCGCAGGTGACACGACCGGGCGCATCTCGGGCCTCACGGTCTCGAGGAGTGAGGCGGGTGGGAGCCTGGGGGACCTCTTCAAGCGTGCGTACACCTGGAAGGGAGACCAGCTCATCCAGGAAGACACCTGCTTGCTGGAGACGGGGAGCGTGCCGCCCATGAGCATCCGTTACGCGGATGCCACCTCGGGGGCCTCGGGGTACGACGCGCGGCTGCAGCTGAAGCACGCACACCGTGTCTCGAACGCTTCCGCGAACGCGGGCGGGGCGTACTCGGGCCGCGCGTATCAGTACGACGCACGCGGTAACCGGACCCAGGATGTGCAGGACGGCTGGAGCTTCAAGAGCGAGTATTCGACGGATGGCTCTCGTGTCGACCGACTGACGACGCGCTACCTCGAGGGCAAGCAGTGCGGTGGTTCCATCTGCGCGCCGCGCCTGTCGCTGACGCAGCGTTACGGCTACGACGCCGATGGGCGAGTGGAGGTGGTCCACACGTACAAGCGGGTCACGGACAGCACGCTGACGACGCCATTCTTCTCCTTGAGTCTGGATGCCGACCTGGACGGCGCGCACGCGGCGATTGGGGCCGTCTATCGCCAGGTGTCGGACTCCGAGGGACGAACCTACGAGTACTTCTACGACGCCAAGGGGCGGCGCCGGTTGAAGCGCTATGGCATGAACACGCCTCAAGGTGTGCTCGAGGACGAATTCTTCTATGCGGGGACCCGCTTGCTGGAGGACTGGGGGAACACGACGGTGGACCCGAGCACCGCGGATTCCGTGCGTGACGAGTACATCTGGCTGGATGGGCGTCCGATTGCGTTCATCAAGTCGCGGGTGAACAGGACGACCACGCAGGGACAGCGCGCCGAGGACTTCGTGGGGGATTGTTCGCGGAACGGTGAGTCGGCGCCGTGTGGGCTGTATTTCCTCGTCGCGGACAACCTGGGGAAGCCCGTGTTGGCGTTCGATGCCTATCGTCGGGTGACTGGCGTGGCGGATTATGACCCGTACGGCCACGTCAACCGGACGACCCAGGTCGCGGACTCACCCGTGCTGGGGGCCGGGCAGGATGCACTGATGGCGACGGCGCAGGTGCCGAGTTCCGGTTCGCTGGTCACTCAGGTGCGTGCTCGCTTCCCGGTCCTGGACATGGAGGGGGGGAGCGGCGTGTATCTGGCCGATGAGAGTGGGGCGCTGCTGAGCGGGGTGGACGGGCAGTCTTCCCTGCTGTCCGACGCGACCGCGCACAACGCTGTTTCTCGCTGGGTCGTACCGAGTTCGACGGGGACCGTGCAGGTTCGCTTCCAGTCGGCCGCCGACTCCGGCGACGTCCAGGACGTGGTCCTGGGAGGCATGGAGTACCGGCGGTTCCAGGCCGGGGCAACGCCGGTGTGGCCTCGGCTGCGCTTCCCTGGGCAGTACCATGACGAAGAGACGGACTTCTTCGAGAACTGGAATCGCTTCTATGACCCGAGCGTGGGACGGTACCTCGGGCCAGAGCCGAAGGCCCAGGAGCCTTCCTGGATGCTCGAGGAGGTGGCCAAGGGACGGAGCCCGTTCATCTACGTCTATGCGAACAACAACCCCGTGGGCTTCATCGACCCGGAGGGGCTCTGGACTTTCAGCGTCGGGGTGTCTGCAAACCTGTGGCTGATCCTTGGGCCAGAAGTCTCACTCCAGATCGTCGTGGACGGTGAGACGAACGTCGAACTGCATGGAAGCGTAGGTGGGAAGCTTGGATTTGGAGGGGGACTCGGCGGTGGGATGCACTACTCGCTGAATCTGGATGCCGAAACCGTCGATGATTTGGAAGGAGTGGGCACCGCTGCCTCGTTCGATCTTGGACCTGTGTCTGCGGGACTCGGTGCATCGGTTACAGATTCAGGATTGGTTGGCCCATCCCTCAATTTCAGCGGCTTCCCGGGAGTGGGGCTGGGGCTTGGACCCTACGCTGAACTCAACTATACTTGGGAGCTGTTCGAATTCAGGTGA